One Thalassotalea atypica DNA window includes the following coding sequences:
- the ccoO gene encoding cytochrome-c oxidase, cbb3-type subunit II — MQNKHEKVEKHVGWFFTFTILAISLGGLAEITPLFFQKETTQPVTNLRPYTALEMEGRDIYIREGCNTCHSQMIRPFRAETERYGHYSVAGEHVWEHPFLWGSKRTGPDLARVGGRYSDDWHRAHLIDPRSVVPESNMPSFKWLEENTLDGKLTAKKLETFNFLTKNRSHKDAQGNAIPLYSSEDIANAKSDVEGKTEMQALIAYLQSLGHALK; from the coding sequence ATGCAAAATAAACATGAAAAAGTAGAAAAACACGTTGGTTGGTTCTTCACGTTTACTATCTTAGCGATAAGCTTAGGTGGCCTAGCTGAGATCACACCGTTGTTTTTCCAAAAAGAAACTACACAACCTGTGACTAACTTACGTCCATATACAGCGTTGGAAATGGAAGGTCGTGACATCTACATCCGTGAAGGTTGTAATACATGTCACAGCCAAATGATTCGCCCGTTTCGTGCTGAAACCGAACGTTACGGTCACTATTCTGTTGCTGGTGAACACGTTTGGGAACATCCATTTTTATGGGGTTCAAAACGAACGGGTCCTGATTTAGCCCGTGTTGGTGGTCGTTATAGCGATGACTGGCATCGTGCACATTTAATCGACCCTCGTTCAGTTGTGCCAGAGTCCAATATGCCTTCATTTAAGTGGTTAGAAGAGAACACATTAGATGGCAAGCTTACCGCTAAAAAGCTTGAAACATTTAATTTCTTAACTAAAAACCGTAGTCATAAAGACGCGCAAGGTAATGCGATTCCCCTTTATTCTTCAGAAGATATTGCTAACGCAAAATCAGACGTAGAAGGTAAAACGGAAATGCAGGCATTGATTGCCTACTTGCAGTCACTTGGTCATGCGTTGAAATAA
- a CDS encoding cbb3-type cytochrome oxidase subunit 3, protein MDYGTVRGLIALLILALFIIIVVWSYSKKRKTSFDDAANSIFEEDRNNKDINEQETNNNV, encoded by the coding sequence ATGGACTATGGAACAGTTAGAGGGCTAATCGCCCTTCTAATATTGGCACTTTTTATCATTATTGTGGTTTGGTCATATAGCAAAAAGCGTAAAACATCGTTTGATGACGCCGCTAACTCTATTTTTGAAGAAGACCGCAATAATAAAGATATAAACGAACAGGAGACTAATAATAATGTCTAG
- the ccoP gene encoding cytochrome-c oxidase, cbb3-type subunit III, which produces MSSFWSIWISVITLGSLVGCFVLLKWCLRNFAGVDEGEPMDHTFDGIQELNNPLPRWWSIFFLVTIVWGFVYLALYPGLGNFAGLLGWKSSNQDVMTLEDSKAQSLANLQAGSGVLVEYDREVARANEKYGPIFAAYAERDIADLATDEDALKVGQRLFLQNCAQCHGSDARGTTGFPNLTDNDWLYGGSGADIKHSVLAGRKANGMMPWKAALGGDNGVNDVAAYVLSLSGRSASVGDAQAGKEKFAMCIACHGDKGQGSDAMGIALGAPALNDNIWLYGGSEKAVQQSIRNGRAGVMPAWKDILGEEKVHVISAYVYSLSQK; this is translated from the coding sequence ATGTCTAGCTTCTGGAGTATTTGGATTTCCGTTATCACACTAGGTTCATTAGTAGGTTGTTTTGTCCTATTGAAATGGTGTTTGAGAAACTTTGCTGGCGTAGATGAAGGTGAACCAATGGATCACACTTTCGACGGCATTCAAGAATTGAACAACCCACTACCTCGATGGTGGAGTATTTTCTTCTTAGTAACCATTGTTTGGGGTTTTGTCTATCTTGCACTTTATCCTGGATTAGGTAACTTTGCTGGCTTATTAGGCTGGAAAAGCTCTAACCAAGATGTGATGACACTTGAAGACTCAAAAGCACAAAGCCTTGCTAATTTGCAAGCAGGCTCTGGCGTATTAGTAGAATATGATCGTGAAGTAGCACGTGCTAACGAAAAATACGGTCCTATTTTTGCGGCATACGCTGAGCGTGATATTGCAGACTTAGCCACAGATGAAGACGCACTTAAAGTAGGACAACGCTTGTTCTTACAAAACTGTGCTCAGTGTCACGGCTCTGACGCACGTGGTACCACTGGTTTCCCTAATCTAACGGACAACGATTGGCTGTATGGCGGCAGTGGTGCTGATATCAAACACAGTGTATTAGCAGGTCGTAAAGCAAATGGTATGATGCCATGGAAAGCAGCTTTAGGTGGCGATAACGGTGTTAATGACGTGGCAGCTTATGTATTAAGCTTAAGTGGCCGTAGCGCTTCAGTTGGTGATGCACAAGCCGGTAAAGAAAAGTTTGCCATGTGTATCGCTTGTCACGGTGACAAAGGCCAAGGTAGTGACGCAATGGGTATTGCCTTAGGTGCCCCAGCACTAAATGATAATATTTGGTTATACGGTGGAAGTGAAAAAGCCGTTCAGCAATCTATCCGCAATGGCCGAGCAGGCGTAATGCCAGCTTGGAAAGATATTTTGGGCGAAGAGAAAGTACACGTTATTAGCGCGTATGTTTACAGCTTATCTCAAAAATAA
- a CDS encoding FixH family protein, with amino-acid sequence MKTPWYKEPWAWLVFFLPFSAVVAGIATFIIANNDPDDLVVGDYYKKGKAINLQLSKIKHAQKLGMRFSLKLIDNELVVVPTGIEKTFPLLNVNFYHPTQEEKDFYLALTPDGNGHFRHQFEQSISGKWKLTIAPFENHWKIDSTITLPQSEFIEIKPTPSAAN; translated from the coding sequence ATGAAAACTCCTTGGTATAAAGAGCCCTGGGCTTGGTTAGTCTTTTTTCTTCCATTCTCTGCAGTTGTAGCGGGTATTGCCACTTTTATTATTGCTAATAATGATCCTGATGACCTCGTAGTTGGTGATTATTATAAGAAAGGTAAAGCAATCAATTTGCAACTTTCAAAAATAAAGCACGCACAAAAACTTGGTATGCGTTTTTCGTTGAAGCTTATCGACAATGAGCTTGTTGTTGTACCAACCGGTATTGAAAAAACCTTCCCATTGCTCAATGTTAATTTCTATCATCCAACCCAGGAAGAGAAAGATTTTTACCTTGCGTTAACGCCTGATGGTAATGGTCACTTTAGACACCAATTTGAACAATCGATTAGTGGCAAATGGAAGTTAACAATAGCGCCATTTGAAAATCACTGGAAAATAGACTCAACGATCACGCTACCACAATCTGAGTTTATTGAGATTAAACCGACACCTTCCGCTGCAAACTAA
- a CDS encoding heavy metal translocating P-type ATPase, whose translation MVNPCYHCGEIVPKGISLFVLIDKHNREMCCVGCQAVAQTIVDNNLTQYYKYRTEPAQKSSPLVPEQLNKHKLLDDEVLQNEFTHTENEFKETILTVDGISCAACAWLIEMKVLQLDGIAKISVNATTQRATVRWHEQQIKLSEILAQIDKIGYHALPFKASTAEELNQAKAKAFIRRLGISGILMMQVMMIAFGLYFGAFSDMSEHNLVYLRHASLILTIPIIFYGALPFYVGAINALRSRQLSMDVPVSIAILLAFSASAWATISQQGEVYFESVSMFTFLLLIGKFLEFRARSRAAQVSANLLKLMPMTATKLVDEKEQFIAARNLVRADVVIIRPGETVPADGVIVNGKSQLNEAMLSGEQLPIEKAIGDSVFAGTINGDGNLTVEVKQPGSNTFLSQLIRLSESSQAHKPKIAKISDKIAQYFIAVILLTAIGTAIYWQQHLPSEAFWITLSVLVATCPCALSLATPTALTCATTRLNKEGIMVKSAHVLETIPTISCFAFDKTGTLTYGQFTISNVVIENPYFTKNQLLSYAAALESHSEHPIAKAFIEHRDFSINARNIEVHPSNGISGIIDNKTIKVGKASWLLDDINSPYLDSQVVILIDDQLAGVIYLLDAIRDDAKTLLNSLTQQNIETMMLSGDNKAGCQRVFDALSLSSFNSGLSAQQKMEIIQEKHQGAIVAMVGDGVNDTPVFSAAHVAMAMGSGTDVAKSGADVILLNNRLSSISLLSKVAKLTKRVIWQNYLWAFGYNALVLPLAVSGMITPYMAVIGMSASSILVITNSLRLLKA comes from the coding sequence ATGGTTAACCCTTGCTACCACTGCGGTGAAATAGTCCCTAAAGGCATTTCTCTGTTTGTCCTTATTGATAAACACAATCGAGAAATGTGCTGCGTCGGCTGCCAGGCGGTGGCGCAGACAATCGTTGATAATAATTTAACGCAGTATTATAAATACCGAACTGAGCCAGCTCAAAAAAGTTCACCTTTAGTGCCTGAACAGTTGAATAAGCACAAATTGCTTGATGACGAAGTGTTGCAAAACGAATTCACTCATACTGAAAATGAATTCAAAGAAACGATACTCACTGTCGACGGTATCAGTTGCGCAGCATGTGCTTGGTTAATTGAAATGAAGGTTTTGCAGCTCGACGGCATAGCAAAAATATCCGTTAATGCAACAACTCAACGGGCCACGGTAAGATGGCATGAACAACAAATAAAGCTCAGTGAAATTTTGGCACAAATCGATAAAATCGGTTATCACGCCCTGCCCTTTAAAGCCAGTACAGCAGAAGAGCTAAACCAGGCAAAAGCAAAAGCTTTTATAAGGCGATTAGGTATCTCAGGCATACTCATGATGCAAGTAATGATGATTGCATTTGGTCTTTATTTCGGTGCTTTTTCCGATATGTCTGAGCACAATTTAGTTTACCTGCGCCACGCCAGCCTAATCTTAACGATACCCATCATATTTTACGGGGCCCTACCTTTTTATGTTGGCGCTATAAACGCATTACGTTCGAGACAGTTGTCTATGGATGTGCCGGTTTCCATTGCCATACTATTAGCCTTTTCAGCCAGTGCATGGGCGACTATCAGTCAACAAGGTGAGGTCTATTTTGAATCAGTATCAATGTTCACATTCTTGCTGCTGATAGGAAAATTCTTAGAATTTCGTGCTCGCTCACGTGCCGCGCAGGTTTCGGCTAACTTATTAAAACTGATGCCGATGACCGCGACCAAATTAGTCGATGAGAAAGAACAGTTCATTGCTGCTAGAAACCTAGTAAGAGCCGATGTTGTGATTATCCGCCCTGGTGAAACCGTACCCGCAGACGGCGTAATAGTTAATGGTAAAAGCCAGTTAAATGAGGCTATGTTATCTGGAGAGCAGCTTCCTATTGAAAAAGCAATCGGTGATAGTGTATTTGCCGGTACAATTAACGGCGACGGCAATTTAACCGTTGAAGTAAAGCAACCTGGTTCAAATACGTTTTTAAGTCAACTGATCCGACTGTCAGAATCTTCACAAGCGCACAAACCTAAAATCGCCAAAATATCAGACAAAATAGCCCAGTACTTTATCGCGGTCATTTTACTTACCGCAATTGGTACTGCCATCTACTGGCAACAACATTTACCCAGTGAAGCGTTCTGGATCACACTCTCCGTGCTGGTTGCGACTTGTCCTTGTGCTTTATCTTTAGCGACACCAACGGCATTAACATGTGCCACAACTCGCTTAAATAAAGAAGGCATCATGGTAAAATCAGCACATGTGTTGGAAACAATTCCAACGATATCGTGTTTTGCTTTTGATAAAACCGGCACTTTAACCTATGGTCAATTTACTATTTCCAACGTAGTAATAGAAAATCCGTATTTCACAAAAAACCAGCTATTATCGTACGCTGCTGCACTAGAAAGTCATTCTGAACATCCTATTGCAAAAGCATTTATTGAACACAGAGATTTTTCAATCAATGCACGAAATATAGAAGTTCACCCGAGCAATGGCATTAGCGGTATCATCGATAATAAAACCATTAAAGTGGGTAAGGCATCATGGTTACTTGATGATATCAACTCCCCTTACCTAGACAGTCAGGTTGTCATACTCATTGACGACCAACTTGCTGGTGTAATTTACCTTTTGGATGCTATCCGTGATGATGCAAAAACGTTGTTGAATTCATTAACTCAGCAGAACATTGAAACCATGATGCTCTCTGGAGATAATAAAGCAGGTTGTCAGCGTGTTTTTGACGCACTCAGCCTAAGCAGTTTTAATAGCGGTTTATCTGCCCAACAAAAAATGGAAATCATCCAAGAAAAACATCAAGGCGCTATTGTCGCCATGGTCGGCGATGGCGTAAACGATACGCCTGTATTTAGCGCTGCTCATGTTGCTATGGCTATGGGCAGTGGTACGGACGTCGCAAAATCAGGGGCAGATGTTATATTACTAAACAACAGGCTCTCATCTATCTCCTTGCTGAGTAAAGTGGCTAAACTCACTAAACGTGTTATTTGGCAAAACTACCTTTGGGCATTTGGCTATAATGCGCTGGTACTACCACTAGCTGTTTCAGGGATGATTACCCCTTATATGGCGGTAATTGGTATGTCAGCCAGTTCTATTTTGGTTATCACAAATTCATTAAGATTATTAAAAGCATGA
- the ccoS gene encoding cbb3-type cytochrome oxidase assembly protein CcoS: MSVIYVLIPVAVLLTIIGIYLFFWAVKTEQFDDLEKEGLSILFDDENNDGPGKNESEKLSEHPDSKKK, encoded by the coding sequence ATGAGTGTAATTTACGTTTTAATTCCAGTTGCTGTGTTGCTAACAATTATTGGTATTTATTTGTTTTTTTGGGCCGTAAAAACTGAACAATTTGATGACCTAGAAAAAGAAGGTTTAAGTATACTGTTTGATGATGAAAATAATGACGGCCCAGGTAAAAATGAATCAGAAAAACTATCAGAACACCCTGATAGCAAAAAAAAGTAA
- a CDS encoding sulfite exporter TauE/SafE family protein has protein sequence MNIDFFSAFIIGLLGSGHCIGMCGGITSMLTSAMPQNKRKPSAILVFSYNIGRILSYTLIGAIAGFTGSLAIHSLGFPLTILRVLAALFLILLGLYMGQWAMILSKLETLGKHLWKHISPLSRKLIPVTTPSKALLLGTLWGWLPCGLVYSTLTWSLASGNALNGASIMFAFGLGTLPALVTLSFGFFSIGKLVKDIRFRQFIGLSLICYGIYSLQVAYSAWF, from the coding sequence ATGAATATAGATTTTTTTTCTGCTTTTATCATTGGTTTATTGGGTAGCGGACATTGTATTGGCATGTGTGGCGGTATCACCAGCATGTTGACCAGCGCGATGCCACAAAACAAGCGTAAACCCAGTGCTATACTGGTTTTTTCGTATAATATTGGCAGGATCCTTTCTTATACATTAATTGGCGCAATTGCCGGATTTACTGGCTCATTAGCGATACATTCTTTAGGTTTTCCATTAACCATTTTACGGGTTTTGGCGGCCTTATTCCTGATATTGCTTGGCCTGTACATGGGGCAATGGGCAATGATACTGTCAAAACTTGAAACCCTAGGTAAACATTTGTGGAAACATATATCGCCACTTAGCCGTAAGCTAATTCCTGTAACTACTCCTTCTAAAGCACTGTTACTAGGTACATTATGGGGCTGGCTACCTTGTGGGCTCGTCTACTCAACATTGACTTGGTCGCTAGCAAGTGGCAACGCGTTAAATGGTGCAAGTATCATGTTTGCTTTCGGGCTAGGTACACTGCCAGCGCTCGTTACATTGTCCTTTGGTTTTTTCTCAATTGGAAAGTTAGTCAAAGATATTAGATTTCGCCAATTCATAGGTTTGTCACTAATTTGTTATGGAATTTATAGCTTACAGGTTGCCTATAGTGCGTGGTTTTAA
- the fnr gene encoding fumarate/nitrate reduction transcriptional regulator Fnr: MPQKSCDANNHIHCQNCSISELCLPFSLNEQELDTLDNIIDRKRPIRKNEKIFADGEELHSLYAIRSGTFKTYTIDANGEEQITGFHLAGDLLGFDAISNTEHQSFAQALETAMVCEIPYDTLDQLSDSMPSLKRQVLRLMSQEIRTDQNMLSLLNRKNAEQRLATFIASLCDRYKERGLSSKEFRLTMTRGDIGNYIGLTVETISRLLNRFHKEGLIEVNGKLITILDRDKLYSTALL; encoded by the coding sequence ATGCCTCAAAAATCGTGTGATGCTAATAATCATATCCATTGTCAAAATTGTAGCATCAGTGAATTATGCTTACCGTTTTCACTAAATGAGCAAGAACTAGACACATTAGATAACATTATTGATCGTAAGCGACCTATTCGTAAGAATGAGAAAATTTTCGCCGACGGTGAAGAACTGCATTCTCTATACGCTATCCGTTCTGGTACATTTAAAACCTATACCATAGACGCAAATGGCGAAGAGCAAATTACAGGATTTCACTTAGCAGGTGATTTACTTGGTTTCGACGCAATATCAAACACAGAACACCAAAGTTTTGCTCAAGCACTTGAAACCGCAATGGTCTGTGAAATTCCATACGATACACTAGATCAACTTTCTGATTCTATGCCATCTTTAAAGCGTCAAGTACTTCGTTTAATGAGCCAGGAAATTCGCACTGATCAAAATATGTTGTCGTTGCTAAATAGAAAAAATGCCGAACAACGCTTAGCTACCTTTATCGCGTCACTATGTGATCGTTATAAAGAACGTGGATTATCTTCTAAAGAATTTAGATTAACCATGACCCGCGGCGATATCGGTAATTATATTGGTCTGACGGTAGAAACCATTAGCCGATTATTAAACCGCTTTCATAAAGAGGGTTTAATTGAAGTTAACGGAAAACTGATCACTATTTTAGATAGAGACAAGCTGTACAGTACAGCGTTGCTTTAA
- the uspE gene encoding universal stress protein UspE — protein sequence MEKYQKILVVIDPTVEDQKALKRAIHMAKLTNASVTAFLSIFDFSYEMTTMLSSEERESMRQTVIDDRAQWIKDILADIELGDININTQVVWHNRPFEAVIEKVIDDSYDMVIKGTHQHDKLKSVIFTPTDWHLLRKCPCPVLLVKDHSWPENGNIIAAINAGSDESEHQSLNDKITEEAIHIAGLIKSNVHLVNSFPGTPVNIAIEIPEFDASQYNDTMMQHHKDSMKVHAEKFCIPVENTYVNEGLPEDIIESLSTQLDAELVILGTIGRTGISAALIGNTAEHVIDRLNCDVLALKPQGYKSPLQ from the coding sequence ATGGAAAAGTATCAAAAAATATTAGTTGTAATCGATCCCACTGTTGAAGACCAAAAAGCATTGAAGCGTGCTATACACATGGCAAAATTAACAAATGCTTCTGTAACTGCTTTTTTAAGTATCTTCGACTTTTCATACGAAATGACCACCATGCTTTCTAGTGAAGAACGCGAGTCGATGCGTCAAACAGTAATAGATGATCGCGCACAGTGGATCAAAGATATTTTAGCTGACATAGAGCTTGGTGACATTAATATCAACACTCAAGTTGTTTGGCATAATCGCCCCTTTGAAGCTGTCATTGAAAAAGTAATAGACGATAGCTATGACATGGTTATTAAGGGTACCCACCAACACGACAAGCTCAAATCCGTTATATTTACCCCAACTGATTGGCATTTGCTACGTAAATGTCCTTGCCCAGTATTACTGGTAAAAGACCATAGTTGGCCAGAAAATGGCAATATTATTGCTGCCATCAATGCTGGTAGTGATGAGTCAGAACATCAATCACTTAATGACAAAATCACGGAAGAAGCTATCCACATAGCTGGACTGATCAAGTCTAATGTACATTTAGTTAATTCTTTTCCTGGCACGCCTGTTAACATTGCCATTGAAATTCCAGAATTCGACGCAAGTCAATACAATGACACTATGATGCAGCACCATAAAGACTCTATGAAGGTGCACGCCGAGAAATTTTGTATTCCAGTAGAAAACACCTATGTAAACGAAGGTCTACCTGAAGACATTATCGAGAGCCTTTCAACACAACTTGATGCTGAATTAGTCATCCTCGGCACCATTGGCAGAACGGGAATTTCGGCAGCACTTATTGGTAATACAGCAGAACATGTTATTGATAGACTCAACTGTGATGTTCTAGCTTTAAAGCCGCAAGGCTATAAATCCCCATTACAATAA
- the torD gene encoding molecular chaperone TorD, which translates to MTKSRTVNQGATQETAADLAKESQARAIVYNFLSSLFAKEVTSDLVMQLSSEQGQSFLASLALEPSLSASISEINTKLASLNSEQAVLELAADFCGLFLVDGRTSVSPYAGQYFSSKTNDAVSNQPSSRKKKDRVELFGELHQRMISFLTDNKLQIHNDFPEPGDHIAIILAYIGHLCNTAGRKEQLDFIEHYLMTWLGDFVSQVNKHDNGSFYNAVAELTLQWLKFDIINLK; encoded by the coding sequence GTGACTAAATCAAGAACGGTAAATCAAGGGGCTACGCAAGAAACGGCTGCAGACCTAGCTAAAGAAAGTCAAGCGAGAGCAATCGTATATAACTTTCTCTCATCACTCTTTGCCAAAGAAGTGACCTCGGATTTAGTGATGCAATTATCATCAGAACAAGGGCAGAGCTTTTTAGCTTCACTTGCCCTTGAGCCAAGTTTGTCGGCTTCAATAAGTGAGATTAATACTAAATTGGCGTCGCTTAACTCTGAACAAGCAGTGCTTGAACTTGCCGCTGATTTTTGCGGCTTGTTCTTAGTCGATGGCAGAACCAGTGTGTCACCATATGCTGGGCAATATTTTAGCTCGAAGACAAATGATGCGGTTAGTAATCAACCAAGCTCGCGGAAGAAAAAAGATAGGGTTGAACTTTTTGGCGAGCTTCACCAGAGAATGATTTCGTTTTTAACGGATAATAAATTGCAAATTCATAATGACTTTCCTGAGCCAGGAGATCATATTGCGATAATTTTGGCTTATATTGGCCACCTATGTAATACAGCAGGGCGTAAGGAGCAGCTTGATTTTATAGAGCACTATCTCATGACTTGGCTCGGTGATTTTGTCAGCCAAGTGAATAAACACGATAATGGTTCGTTCTATAATGCGGTTGCAGAGTTAACGTTACAGTGGTTAAAATTTGATATTATCAACCTAAAATAA